In Kitasatospora gansuensis, a genomic segment contains:
- a CDS encoding ABC transporter substrate-binding protein codes for MAPSPADRTPFRSSRRGFLAVGLTGGAVLGLGGLLTACGSSGGGSGGSGSASPSAGAGVNQKSVTQGGDDYATVIGKMKGFGTDAAAGVFPRTVRHAMGSTEIPKKPVRVVVLDTGELDNVVALGIQPVGVAFTDGSKTMPGYLKGQAGTPASVGTISSLNLEAIAALKPDLILGSQLRAQDQYAALSKIAPTVFSIRPGYPWKENFVLNAAPFGLETEARAQLTAYQAAAKEIGAKVSARTGGKLPTITPLRFMPGKIRLYAELSFIGTMLADIPLPQPKIEQVKELAVEVSAEQIDKADADWVFYGVYGSPSATSQDAVLGGALWKTLGAVKSGQARPVADETWFLGLGVMAANAVLKDLQGFVAP; via the coding sequence GTGGCCCCCTCCCCCGCCGACCGGACCCCCTTCCGTTCCTCCCGGCGCGGCTTCCTCGCCGTCGGACTGACCGGCGGTGCCGTGCTCGGTCTCGGCGGGCTGCTCACCGCCTGCGGCAGCTCGGGTGGCGGGTCGGGCGGCAGCGGGTCGGCGAGCCCTTCGGCGGGGGCGGGCGTGAACCAGAAGTCGGTCACCCAGGGCGGTGACGACTACGCCACGGTGATCGGGAAGATGAAGGGCTTCGGCACCGACGCGGCGGCCGGGGTCTTCCCCCGCACCGTCCGGCACGCGATGGGCAGCACCGAGATCCCGAAAAAGCCGGTCCGGGTGGTGGTGCTGGACACCGGCGAGCTGGACAACGTGGTGGCGCTCGGCATCCAGCCGGTCGGCGTCGCGTTCACCGACGGGTCGAAGACCATGCCCGGCTACCTCAAGGGACAGGCCGGCACCCCGGCCAGTGTCGGCACCATCTCCAGCCTCAACCTGGAGGCGATCGCCGCCCTCAAGCCGGACCTGATCCTCGGCAGCCAGCTGCGCGCGCAGGACCAGTACGCGGCGCTCTCGAAGATCGCCCCGACGGTGTTCTCGATCCGCCCGGGCTACCCGTGGAAGGAGAACTTCGTCCTCAACGCCGCACCGTTCGGCCTGGAGACGGAGGCCAGGGCCCAGCTGACGGCGTACCAGGCGGCGGCCAAGGAGATCGGCGCCAAGGTGAGCGCGCGGACCGGCGGCAAACTGCCGACCATCACACCGCTGCGCTTCATGCCGGGCAAGATCCGGCTGTACGCGGAGCTCTCCTTCATCGGCACCATGCTGGCCGACATCCCGCTGCCGCAGCCGAAGATCGAGCAGGTCAAGGAGCTGGCGGTGGAGGTCAGCGCCGAGCAGATCGACAAGGCCGACGCCGACTGGGTGTTCTACGGCGTGTACGGCTCGCCGAGCGCGACCAGCCAGGACGCGGTGCTCGGCGGCGCGCTCTGGAAGACCCTGGGCGCGGTCAAGTCCGGCCAGGCCAGGCCGGTCGCGGACGAGACCTGGTTCCTCGGCCTCGGTGTGATGGCGGCCAACGCGGTGCTGAAGGACCTTCAGGGCTTCGTCGCCCCGTAG
- a CDS encoding MFS transporter codes for MTLFSAGYLPAYLLPTVVGRLVTGFGLTTPQAGAVGSALLLASAGTGLLLAGRVRALGSVRLARAGLGLLIAGALLASGATALPQLLAGCLLTGAGAGAATAVAAVGVAASADPHRSSALGLLATSCVAAALFLLLPRLGAGHPPPFAALACWAALAWLTAGRLTLDRDPAPARARTALPRRSAGLVLAGGMMLWSMAQNALWGVSGQIGLGRVGLSEQTMGLVFALALGGGLLGVTVAGAVGAQFGRALPVGVGTAVIALCVLLTGSAESVGPFALGEVLWNTCYPLVLTYLIGLAATLDQGGRWAVLASSASSLGVACGPVVGTALSAAAGFPAMGAVLGGLLAAVAVPLVLVARRRPATRVFVPAQRTGTAELSTVDYRTLSPR; via the coding sequence GTGACCCTGTTCTCCGCCGGATACCTGCCCGCCTACCTGCTGCCGACCGTGGTCGGCCGGCTGGTGACCGGCTTCGGCCTGACCACCCCTCAGGCCGGGGCGGTCGGCAGCGCCCTGCTGCTCGCCTCGGCCGGGACGGGCCTGCTGCTGGCCGGCCGGGTCCGCGCTCTCGGGTCGGTCCGGCTGGCCAGGGCCGGGCTCGGGCTGCTGATCGCCGGCGCGCTGCTGGCGTCCGGTGCCACCGCCCTGCCGCAGCTGCTGGCCGGCTGCCTGCTGACCGGCGCCGGCGCGGGGGCCGCGACGGCGGTGGCGGCGGTCGGGGTGGCCGCCTCGGCCGACCCGCACCGCAGCTCCGCGCTCGGCCTGCTGGCCACCTCCTGCGTGGCCGCCGCGCTCTTCCTGCTGCTGCCCCGGCTCGGCGCCGGGCACCCGCCGCCGTTCGCTGCACTGGCCTGCTGGGCGGCCCTGGCCTGGCTGACGGCGGGTCGGCTGACGCTGGATCGGGACCCGGCTCCGGCCAGGGCCCGGACCGCGTTGCCCCGGCGGTCGGCGGGGCTGGTGCTGGCGGGCGGCATGATGCTCTGGTCGATGGCGCAGAACGCCCTCTGGGGCGTCAGCGGACAGATCGGCCTGGGGCGGGTCGGGCTCTCCGAGCAGACCATGGGCCTGGTCTTCGCGCTCGCGCTGGGCGGCGGACTGCTCGGTGTGACGGTGGCCGGCGCCGTCGGTGCCCAGTTCGGCCGGGCCCTGCCGGTCGGCGTCGGCACGGCGGTGATCGCGCTCTGCGTGCTGCTGACCGGCAGCGCCGAGTCGGTCGGCCCGTTCGCCCTCGGCGAGGTGCTCTGGAACACCTGCTACCCGCTGGTGCTCACCTACCTGATCGGCCTGGCGGCCACGCTCGACCAGGGCGGCCGGTGGGCGGTGCTGGCCAGTTCGGCCTCCTCGCTCGGGGTGGCCTGCGGCCCGGTGGTCGGTACGGCGCTGTCGGCGGCCGCCGGGTTCCCGGCGATGGGCGCGGTGCTCGGCGGGCTGCTCGCCGCGGTCGCGGTGCCGCTGGTGTTGGTCGCCCGGCGGCGGCCGGCCACCCGGGTCTTCGTCCCGGCCCAGCGGACCGGCACCGCCGAGCTGTCGACCGTGGACTACCGGACCCTCAGCCCCCGCTGA
- a CDS encoding isoprenylcysteine carboxylmethyltransferase family protein, with product MTTVDTGPALIRAACLFGPLLAVVLAAAVRRPSRAGIAAAIVGGAWQLALLPAVNLLAGQLGWWSFQTEGGTVAGLPVDLLLGWVLLWGVLPPLAADRLPWPLTAALLGWLDLAAMPLLDPVVRLGGHWLTGESVAIALCLLPGLLLARWTARAERLRLRAAGQVLLAALLMLALPVVAAGARLPHGAALSSGLQVLAVPMLLGVAAVREFVVRGGGTPLPYDPPHRLVTSGPYAYVRNPIQVSLVLCHLVLAAFTCNAWLLLAAGVSLAYSAGLAAWHEGAELGLRYGPAWAEYTAGVRSWLPRLRPWPGTAPAEIHVAQTCGVCSGVGRWIIARSPVALTVRPAEEHPAGLRRITYESADGLERAEGVAALGRALQHFHLGWALLGWVLLIPGLAWFAQLVADATAGGPRELRAPAGR from the coding sequence ATGACCACCGTCGACACCGGTCCGGCCCTGATCCGCGCCGCCTGCCTGTTCGGACCGCTGCTCGCGGTCGTGCTGGCGGCCGCCGTCCGGCGGCCGAGCCGGGCCGGCATCGCGGCCGCGATCGTCGGCGGGGCCTGGCAGCTCGCCCTGCTGCCCGCCGTCAACCTGCTGGCCGGGCAGCTCGGTTGGTGGAGCTTCCAGACCGAGGGCGGCACCGTCGCCGGACTGCCGGTCGACCTGCTGCTCGGCTGGGTCCTGCTCTGGGGCGTCCTGCCGCCGCTGGCCGCCGACCGGCTGCCGTGGCCGCTCACCGCCGCCCTGCTCGGCTGGCTGGACCTGGCCGCGATGCCGCTGCTCGACCCGGTGGTCCGGCTCGGCGGGCACTGGCTGACCGGCGAGTCGGTGGCCATCGCGCTCTGCCTGCTGCCCGGACTGCTGCTGGCCCGCTGGACCGCCCGCGCCGAACGGCTTCGGCTGCGCGCCGCCGGGCAGGTCCTGCTGGCCGCCCTGCTGATGCTCGCCCTGCCCGTGGTCGCGGCCGGGGCGCGGCTCCCGCACGGTGCCGCACTCAGCTCCGGTCTCCAGGTACTGGCCGTGCCGATGCTGCTCGGGGTCGCCGCCGTACGGGAGTTCGTGGTGCGCGGCGGCGGCACCCCGCTGCCGTACGACCCGCCGCACCGGCTGGTGACCAGCGGGCCGTACGCGTACGTGCGCAATCCGATCCAGGTCTCGCTGGTGCTCTGTCACCTGGTGCTGGCGGCGTTCACCTGCAACGCCTGGCTGCTGCTGGCGGCCGGGGTCAGCCTCGCCTACAGCGCCGGGCTGGCCGCCTGGCACGAGGGGGCCGAGCTCGGGCTGCGGTACGGGCCGGCCTGGGCCGAGTACACCGCCGGGGTCCGCTCCTGGCTGCCCCGGCTGCGCCCGTGGCCGGGCACCGCTCCGGCCGAGATCCACGTCGCCCAGACCTGCGGGGTGTGCAGCGGCGTCGGCCGCTGGATCATCGCCCGCTCGCCGGTGGCCCTCACCGTCCGCCCGGCCGAGGAGCACCCGGCCGGACTGCGCCGGATCACCTACGAGTCGGCGGACGGCCTGGAGCGCGCGGAGGGCGTGGCCGCGCTCGGCCGGGCGCTGCAGCACTTCCACCTGGGCTGGGCACTGCTCGGCTGGGTACTGCTGATCCCCGGGCTGGCCTGGTTCGCCCAGCTGGTCGCCGACGCCACCGCCGGTGGCCCGCGCGAACTGCGGGCACCGGCGGGGCGCTGA
- a CDS encoding TetR/AcrR family transcriptional regulator: protein MAATADSGAQTRERLIEAATRVLRTHGYAGSSARVIAKEAGVNSALVFYHFGGVDPLLLAAFDRVSEARMARHVVTVAEVRTLEELTAAAEQIYRDDLDGGHLTMFSELVGAALARPELRTAVSERAEPWLNFVETTLERVIGGTPLARLTPPRDLANAAITFYLGVNLFTVLDADRSRTESLFAMARRLAPRARLLTMRLPGRRRPTAAAPAQLEAGPAEG from the coding sequence ATGGCGGCGACTGCGGACAGCGGGGCGCAGACCAGGGAACGGCTGATCGAGGCCGCGACGCGGGTCCTCCGGACCCACGGCTACGCGGGGTCCAGCGCCCGGGTGATCGCGAAGGAGGCGGGCGTCAACTCCGCCCTGGTCTTCTACCACTTCGGCGGCGTGGACCCGCTGCTGCTGGCCGCCTTCGACCGGGTCTCCGAAGCCCGGATGGCCCGGCACGTGGTCACCGTCGCGGAGGTCCGCACCCTGGAGGAGCTCACCGCCGCCGCCGAACAGATCTACCGCGACGACCTCGACGGCGGACACCTCACGATGTTCTCCGAACTGGTCGGCGCCGCCCTGGCCCGGCCCGAGCTGCGCACCGCCGTCTCCGAACGCGCCGAACCCTGGCTGAACTTCGTCGAGACCACGCTCGAGCGGGTGATCGGCGGCACCCCGCTGGCCAGGCTCACCCCACCCCGGGACCTCGCCAACGCCGCCATCACCTTCTACCTCGGCGTCAACCTCTTCACGGTGCTGGACGCCGACCGGAGCCGCACCGAGTCGCTGTTCGCGATGGCCCGGCGGCTCGCCCCGCGCGCCCGGCTGCTCACCATGCGGCTGCCCGGCCGCCGTCGCCCCACCGCGGCCGCACCCGCGCAGCTGGAGGCCGGACCGGCCGAAGGCTGA
- a CDS encoding NUDIX hydrolase translates to MRTPRRAARTAVLEPGGAVFLLRSDNSEVGVHWNMPGGGIEDGESPTTGARRELWEETGWTDLEPGPLLCTWEHDFTWHGIPVRQSEHIYLGRGPRRGPVGDVSEMHRADGILDWRWWTPEELSAPAADPFWPPKLPELLAGVRDDWLAGRDAVTPVHFGYVPNQPR, encoded by the coding sequence ATGCGAACCCCACGACGCGCGGCCAGGACCGCCGTACTGGAACCCGGCGGCGCGGTCTTCCTGCTGCGTTCCGACAACAGCGAGGTCGGTGTCCACTGGAACATGCCGGGCGGCGGCATCGAGGACGGCGAGTCCCCGACCACCGGGGCCCGGCGGGAGCTCTGGGAGGAGACCGGCTGGACCGACCTCGAGCCCGGCCCGCTGCTCTGCACCTGGGAGCACGACTTCACCTGGCACGGCATCCCGGTCCGGCAGTCCGAGCACATCTACCTCGGCCGCGGCCCGCGCCGCGGCCCGGTCGGTGACGTCAGCGAGATGCACCGCGCCGACGGGATCCTGGACTGGCGCTGGTGGACGCCCGAGGAGCTGTCCGCCCCGGCGGCCGACCCGTTCTGGCCGCCGAAGCTGCCCGAGCTGCTGGCCGGCGTCCGGGACGACTGGCTGGCCGGGCGGGACGCGGTGACGCCGGTGCACTTCGGCTACGTACCCAACCAGCCGCGCTGA
- a CDS encoding RNA polymerase sigma factor — MDDLLKLITPYVTRLCASIAPADTADAVQESLLAVFRGLRGLRDPVAVYGWVRAVTVREAVRVARRTGAETPAEPEQIARLRDLLPAAGTDLTTEVRDLLARLPVQHRTVLVLRELEGLDERTMAELLDVPEGTVKSRLSRARSSFRKAWTR, encoded by the coding sequence ATGGACGATCTGCTGAAGCTGATCACCCCGTACGTCACCCGGCTGTGCGCGTCGATCGCCCCGGCCGACACCGCCGACGCCGTGCAGGAGTCGCTGCTCGCCGTCTTCCGCGGTCTGCGCGGGCTGCGCGACCCGGTGGCGGTCTACGGCTGGGTGCGCGCGGTCACCGTCCGGGAGGCGGTCCGGGTGGCCCGGCGGACCGGCGCGGAGACCCCGGCCGAGCCCGAGCAGATCGCCCGGCTCCGGGACCTGCTGCCCGCCGCCGGCACCGACCTGACCACCGAGGTACGGGACCTGCTGGCCCGGCTGCCCGTCCAGCACCGCACCGTCCTGGTGCTGCGCGAGCTGGAGGGGCTGGACGAGCGCACCATGGCCGAGCTGCTCGACGTACCCGAGGGCACCGTGAAGTCACGGCTGAGCAGGGCCCGTTCCTCCTTCCGGAAGGCGTGGACGCGGTGA
- a CDS encoding alpha/beta fold hydrolase produces MTVSNRPMPHLEGAEHRWVEVRGARFHLAEFGSGEPVLLLHGFPQHWYAWRRLVPLLAADHRLICVDLRGFGWSEQTRRGYDTDALGADVLALLDALGLDRVTLVGHSWGAGVGFRICQQAPERFRAFLALNMAHPWTEHRQVLPNLWRMWFTAFIEYPVVGRLVLRHWPAFTRYLLRRGAPDPDCWSAAELAEFTEATRCSARAGQSLFWQYVLRDIPAGLRGTHRRRRLAVPTVVLGGKHDPVIPPALLRGEPNADDLTVSVLPGVGGHLPEECPEQVARALRELIARTG; encoded by the coding sequence ATGACCGTCAGCAACCGTCCGATGCCGCACCTGGAAGGTGCGGAGCACCGCTGGGTGGAGGTCCGGGGCGCCCGGTTCCACCTCGCCGAGTTCGGCAGCGGCGAGCCCGTACTGCTGCTGCACGGCTTCCCGCAGCACTGGTACGCCTGGCGGCGACTGGTGCCGCTGCTCGCGGCCGACCACCGGCTGATCTGCGTGGACCTGCGCGGCTTCGGCTGGTCCGAGCAGACCCGGCGCGGCTACGACACCGACGCCCTCGGTGCGGACGTGCTCGCGCTGCTGGACGCGCTCGGCCTGGACCGGGTGACGCTGGTCGGGCACAGCTGGGGCGCCGGAGTGGGTTTCCGGATCTGCCAGCAGGCCCCGGAGCGGTTCCGCGCGTTCCTGGCGCTGAACATGGCCCACCCCTGGACGGAGCACCGTCAGGTGCTGCCCAACCTGTGGCGGATGTGGTTCACCGCGTTCATCGAGTACCCGGTGGTCGGGCGGCTGGTGCTGCGGCACTGGCCGGCCTTCACCCGCTACCTGCTGCGCCGGGGCGCCCCCGACCCGGACTGCTGGTCGGCGGCGGAGCTGGCCGAGTTCACCGAGGCGACCCGGTGCTCCGCCCGGGCCGGGCAGTCGCTGTTCTGGCAGTACGTGCTGCGGGACATCCCGGCGGGGCTGCGCGGGACGCACCGCCGGCGTCGGCTGGCCGTCCCCACCGTGGTGCTGGGCGGCAAGCACGATCCGGTGATCCCGCCGGCCCTGCTGCGCGGTGAGCCGAACGCCGACGACCTGACCGTGTCGGTGCTGCCCGGCGTGGGCGGCCATCTGCCCGAGGAGTGCCCGGAACAGGTGGCCCGGGCCCTGCGGGAGCTGATCGCCCGGACGGGCTGA
- a CDS encoding ATP-grasp domain-containing protein yields MLPADPLTPGRPDPHYLPEARRVEELSGGFVLLDHDALLAGDVRAAVRRVPAGGGPLWYRGWMVPVPAYAALAEALAERGRPLLTSPASYADAHELPGWYPVFEGCTPDSVWVPGLAGPTPEQLAEAARQLGGHGPAIVKDYVKSRKHEWAEACYVPELGDRAGLARVVGRFVELQGEFLTGGVVLRRFEEFRKDTSGRAVEARVWWLDGEPVLVGPHPDCPDADVRPELDGIRQLVRALGCRFVTTDLAQAADGGAWRVVEVGDGQVSDLPRGADLGRLLSSLLAVSGG; encoded by the coding sequence ATGCTGCCTGCCGACCCGCTGACCCCCGGCCGCCCGGACCCGCACTACCTCCCGGAGGCGCGCCGGGTGGAGGAGTTGAGCGGCGGGTTCGTGCTGCTCGACCACGACGCACTGCTCGCGGGGGACGTCCGGGCGGCGGTCCGCCGGGTGCCGGCCGGCGGCGGGCCGCTCTGGTACCGGGGCTGGATGGTGCCGGTCCCCGCGTACGCGGCGCTGGCCGAGGCGCTCGCCGAGCGCGGTCGGCCGCTGCTGACCTCACCGGCCTCGTACGCGGACGCCCATGAACTGCCCGGCTGGTACCCGGTCTTCGAGGGGTGCACGCCGGACAGCGTCTGGGTGCCGGGCCTGGCGGGGCCGACGCCGGAGCAGCTCGCCGAGGCGGCCCGGCAGCTGGGCGGGCACGGGCCCGCGATCGTCAAGGACTACGTGAAGTCGCGCAAGCACGAGTGGGCCGAGGCCTGTTACGTACCCGAGCTGGGCGATCGGGCCGGGCTGGCGCGGGTGGTGGGGCGGTTCGTGGAGCTCCAGGGGGAATTCCTGACCGGCGGGGTGGTGCTGCGGCGGTTCGAGGAGTTCCGGAAGGACACCAGCGGGCGGGCGGTGGAGGCCCGGGTCTGGTGGCTGGACGGCGAGCCGGTGCTGGTCGGGCCGCACCCGGACTGCCCCGACGCGGACGTCCGGCCGGAGCTCGACGGGATCAGGCAGCTGGTCCGGGCCCTGGGCTGCCGGTTCGTCACCACCGACCTGGCGCAAGCCGCGGACGGCGGTGCCTGGCGGGTGGTCGAGGTCGGCGACGGCCAGGTCAGCGACCTGCCGCGGGGGGCCGACCTCGGGCGGCTGCTGTCCTCGCTGCTCGCGGTCAGCGGGGGCTGA
- a CDS encoding ABC transporter ATP-binding protein — protein MSETHGSHGAPREHGAPREHGAPGSDESTAGQGWLRRLVGYSWRHRRNVLLSFGASLVGMAVTATVPLITKVIIDDVITTHTRPLTPWAVALLVAAALVLVCTQVRRYYGGQLAVDVQHEMRSDLFRSLTRLDGDRQDRLDTGQVVGRATSDLQLIVGLLSMLPMMTGNVLMFGMSVLVMLWLSLPLTLVALVMGPALWWFATLSRKRLFPATWAAQQEAAAVAGVVDGAVGGVRVVKGFGQEAQERGKLERASRELFGARLRSIRLNSLYTPAMQAIPALGQVAVLALGGWLAVRGQVTLGTFVAFSTYLAQLTGPVRMLTMVITVGQQARAGVERVLQLVDQRPKVQERPDAVDLTTAAPNPAPAIEFDQVDFAYGEATPVLHKLSFRLAEGETLALVGGSGSGKSTVAQLLPRFYDATEGAVRLYGHDVRELTLDSIRATVGIVPEDSFLFSDTVGSNIAYGRPEATEAEIEAAARAAQADGFIRELPDGYATKVGEQGLTLSGGQRQRIALARAILSDPRILLLDDATSAVDPQVEAEIHQALRGVMAGRTTLLIAHRRSTLQLADRIAVLERGRLVDLGTHEELDARCPQYRALISDPDAIVDAVPEEETPEQAPEAASGTDPALLAQVAALPPATDTPDIPVEQAEAGDPDFSLRRLLAPFRAPLTVALLLVALDAAAGLTLPILIRHGIDDGVSKAAMAGVATASLLALTIVLLDWVVQTAEARVSGRTGERVLYTLRLKIFAHLNRLGLDYYERELSGRIMTRMTTDVDSVSSFLQTGVVTAVVSLFTFFGIFAALLVIDAGLALMVFAVLPVLAVATLVFRRKSSTQYQVSRDLISTVNAELQENVAGMRIVQAFRRQTVNTDRFVASGLAYRHSRVKAQWYISLYFPFVQFLSSAAAALVLIAGAARVESGTLTIGALVAYLLYIDLFFAPVNQLSQIFDGYQQAAVGLGRIRDLLRTPTSTPDTADPLPVKKLRGEITFQDVSFAYHGGADGHSDVLTGIDLHIPAGQTVALVGETGAGKSTLVKLVARFYDATGGTVRIDGTDIAAYDLAEYRHRLGVVPQEAYLFAGTVREAIAYGRPEASDAEVEAAAKAVGAHEMIIRLTGGYAHRVAGRGRNLSAGQRQLIALARAELVDPDILLLDEATAALDLATEAAVNRAADRISGGRTTLVIAHRLTTAERADRVVVLDHGRVVEDGTHAGLLAEDGAYARLWRAFVADSHQEQRV, from the coding sequence ATGTCTGAGACTCACGGATCGCACGGAGCACCCAGAGAGCACGGAGCACCCAGAGAGCACGGAGCCCCCGGATCTGACGAATCCACAGCCGGGCAGGGCTGGCTCCGCCGGCTGGTCGGCTACAGCTGGCGGCACCGCCGTAACGTGCTGCTCTCCTTCGGCGCCTCGCTGGTCGGCATGGCCGTCACCGCCACCGTCCCGCTGATCACCAAGGTGATCATCGACGACGTGATCACCACCCACACCCGGCCGCTCACCCCGTGGGCCGTGGCCCTGCTGGTGGCGGCCGCGCTGGTCTTGGTCTGCACCCAGGTCCGCCGCTACTACGGCGGGCAGCTGGCCGTCGACGTCCAGCACGAGATGCGGTCCGACCTGTTCCGTTCGCTCACCCGGCTGGACGGTGACCGGCAGGACCGACTGGACACCGGTCAGGTGGTCGGCCGCGCGACCTCGGACCTGCAGCTGATCGTCGGCCTGCTGTCGATGCTGCCGATGATGACCGGCAACGTCCTGATGTTCGGCATGTCCGTGCTGGTGATGCTCTGGCTCTCGCTGCCGCTGACCCTGGTCGCGCTGGTGATGGGCCCCGCGCTCTGGTGGTTCGCCACCCTCAGCCGGAAGCGGCTGTTCCCCGCGACCTGGGCCGCCCAGCAGGAGGCGGCGGCAGTCGCCGGGGTGGTGGACGGCGCGGTCGGCGGCGTCCGGGTGGTCAAGGGCTTCGGCCAGGAGGCCCAGGAGCGGGGCAAGCTGGAGCGCGCCTCGCGCGAGCTGTTCGGCGCCCGGCTCCGCTCGATCCGGCTGAACAGCCTCTACACCCCGGCGATGCAGGCCATCCCGGCCCTCGGCCAGGTCGCGGTGCTGGCGCTCGGCGGCTGGCTGGCCGTCCGGGGCCAGGTCACCCTGGGCACCTTCGTCGCCTTCTCCACCTACCTGGCGCAGCTCACCGGCCCGGTCCGGATGCTGACCATGGTGATCACGGTCGGCCAGCAGGCCAGGGCCGGGGTCGAGCGGGTGCTCCAACTCGTCGACCAGCGTCCGAAGGTGCAGGAGCGTCCGGACGCCGTCGACCTGACCACGGCAGCACCGAACCCCGCCCCCGCCATCGAGTTCGACCAGGTCGACTTCGCGTACGGCGAGGCCACTCCCGTCCTGCACAAGCTGAGCTTCCGGCTCGCCGAGGGCGAGACGCTGGCGCTGGTCGGCGGCTCCGGCTCGGGCAAGTCGACCGTGGCGCAGCTGCTGCCGCGCTTCTACGACGCCACCGAGGGCGCCGTCCGCCTCTACGGTCACGACGTCCGGGAGCTGACGCTCGATTCGATCCGGGCCACCGTCGGCATCGTGCCCGAGGACAGCTTCCTGTTCTCCGACACCGTCGGCAGCAACATCGCGTACGGCCGCCCGGAGGCCACCGAGGCCGAGATCGAGGCCGCCGCCCGGGCCGCGCAGGCCGACGGGTTCATCCGCGAACTCCCGGACGGCTACGCCACCAAGGTCGGCGAGCAGGGCCTCACCCTGTCCGGCGGCCAGCGGCAGCGGATCGCGCTGGCCCGGGCGATCCTGAGCGACCCGCGCATCCTGCTGCTGGACGACGCGACCTCGGCGGTGGACCCGCAGGTCGAGGCGGAGATCCACCAGGCCCTGCGCGGGGTGATGGCCGGCCGCACCACGCTGCTGATCGCGCACCGCCGCTCCACCCTGCAACTCGCGGACCGGATAGCAGTGCTGGAGCGCGGCCGGCTGGTCGACCTCGGTACGCACGAGGAGCTCGACGCCCGATGTCCGCAGTACCGGGCCCTGATCAGCGACCCCGACGCGATCGTCGACGCGGTCCCCGAGGAGGAGACCCCCGAGCAGGCACCCGAGGCGGCGAGCGGCACCGACCCGGCGCTGCTCGCCCAGGTCGCGGCGCTGCCCCCGGCCACCGACACCCCCGACATCCCAGTCGAGCAGGCCGAGGCCGGTGACCCGGACTTCAGCCTCCGCCGGCTGCTCGCCCCGTTCCGCGCGCCGCTCACCGTCGCCCTGCTGCTGGTCGCGCTGGACGCCGCCGCCGGGCTGACCCTGCCGATCCTGATCCGGCACGGCATCGACGACGGCGTCAGCAAGGCCGCGATGGCCGGGGTCGCCACCGCCTCGCTGCTCGCCCTGACGATCGTGCTGCTGGACTGGGTGGTGCAGACCGCCGAGGCCCGGGTCAGCGGCCGGACCGGCGAACGGGTGCTCTACACCCTGCGGTTGAAGATCTTCGCGCACCTCAACCGGCTCGGCCTGGACTACTACGAGCGCGAGCTGTCCGGCCGGATCATGACCCGGATGACCACCGACGTCGACTCGGTGTCGAGCTTCCTGCAGACCGGTGTGGTCACCGCCGTGGTCAGCCTGTTCACCTTCTTCGGCATCTTCGCCGCGCTGCTGGTGATCGACGCGGGCCTGGCCCTGATGGTCTTCGCGGTGCTGCCGGTGCTGGCGGTCGCCACCCTGGTGTTCCGCCGCAAGTCCAGCACCCAGTACCAGGTCTCCCGGGACCTGATCAGCACGGTCAACGCCGAGCTGCAGGAGAACGTCGCGGGCATGCGGATCGTCCAGGCGTTCCGCCGGCAGACCGTCAACACCGACCGGTTCGTGGCCAGCGGGCTGGCCTACCGGCACTCGCGGGTCAAGGCGCAGTGGTACATCTCGCTGTACTTCCCGTTCGTGCAGTTCCTGTCCAGCGCCGCCGCCGCGCTGGTGCTGATCGCCGGTGCCGCCCGGGTCGAGTCGGGCACCCTGACGATCGGCGCGCTGGTCGCGTACCTGCTCTACATCGACCTGTTCTTCGCCCCGGTCAACCAGCTCTCGCAGATCTTCGACGGGTACCAGCAGGCCGCCGTCGGCCTCGGCCGGATCCGCGACCTGCTGCGCACCCCGACCAGCACCCCGGATACGGCGGATCCGCTGCCGGTGAAGAAGCTGCGGGGCGAGATCACCTTCCAGGACGTCAGTTTCGCCTACCACGGCGGTGCTGACGGGCACTCCGACGTGCTGACCGGCATCGACCTGCACATCCCGGCCGGGCAGACGGTGGCGCTGGTCGGCGAGACCGGCGCGGGCAAGTCCACTCTGGTCAAGCTGGTCGCCCGGTTCTACGACGCGACCGGCGGCACCGTCCGGATCGACGGCACCGACATCGCCGCGTACGACCTGGCGGAGTACCGGCACCGGCTCGGCGTGGTCCCGCAGGAGGCGTACCTGTTCGCGGGCACGGTGCGCGAGGCGATCGCGTACGGCCGGCCGGAGGCGAGCGACGCGGAGGTGGAGGCGGCCGCGAAGGCGGTCGGCGCGCACGAGATGATCATCCGGCTGACGGGTGGTTACGCTCATCGGGTCGCCGGCCGGGGCCGCAACCTCTCCGCCGGGCAGCGGCAGCTGATCGCGCTCGCCCGGGCCGAACTGGTCGACCCGGACATCCTGTTGCTGGACGAGGCCACCGCCGCGCTCGACCTGGCCACCGAGGCCGCCGTCAACCGCGCCGCCGACCGGATCAGCGGCGGCCGCACCACCCTGGTGATCGCCCACCGCCTGACCACCGCGGAGCGCGCCGACCGGGTGGTGGTGCTGGACCACGGCCGGGTGGTCGAGGACGGCACGCACGCCGGCCTGCTGGCCGAGGACGGCGCGTACGCCCGGCTCTGGCGGGCCTTCGTCGCGGACAGCCACCAGGAACAGCGGGTCTGA